In the genome of Helicovermis profundi, the window TATTTCTTTGCAATTTTCCAAAGCATATCATTCGAAACAACAGTGTATGTTGGAAGTGCTTTGATTTCAGTAACAGCTTTTGGAGTTAATGTTCCTTTCTTAGCTGCTTCAACCAAAACGTCTCTAATTGGAACATAAGTATTTACAACATTTGTAGCATTCGAGAAATCATACTTATCTCCACCACCAAACATAAAGTCATTTACTACAACAGAATAATTTTTATTATCATCAAGTGGTGTACCATCAGCTAATTTAATAGAAACAATTCTTTGTCCAAATTCTTTTGCTGGATCATAAGTAACTAATAGGCCTGAGAAAGAACCGTTAGAAACATCAGGATTAGAAATACCATGCTCAATTGCAGCTCTTAAATCCTTACCTGGAAGATCCATTGTAACTAATGCGTTATCAAAAGGCATAATTTCATACATATCACCCATTGTAATATCGCCTGCATACATATCACGTCTTAATCCGCCACCGTTTTGAATACCAACTTGCACTCCAACTTTGTTTGCCATAACTTCACAAACCCATTGACCTAATGGAGTTACATTATCATCTTTTCTATTGTTTGTAAAAGTAGCAGTAGTTTTTCCAACAACTTCTTTTAATATTGGAGCAAAGTTCTCTTCATAAGTTGCTAAAACTTTCTCTGTAGATGGATCAGGAATAATGTCATTTTTAACTTTATAAACAGCATCTACTGTTGGTTCAACATTTAAAAGTTTATTATTTGCATCTAATGTAATTGTAAGGTGTCCTAAAGCTCTACCATATTTGTATGCTTGAACAATTGCAACTCCATTAACTTTACCATAAACTGTTTTATGACTATGAGCAGAAATAATTCCGTCAAGTCCAGTTACACCATTAGCTAAAGTAACAGCAGAACCAGTAATTTCTTTAGTATCATAGTTTTGTGCTGAGTCAAGGTGAGTTACAGCAATAATAACATCAGGAGTTCCTTCAGCAGCTTTACCAGCCTTTAAGAAATCAATCCATTCTTGAGCAGCTTTTACTGGATCTCTAAACTCAAGACCAGTAACATTTTCAGCTTTTGTAAGTGTTAAAGTATCAGGATGAGCAAGTCCAATAAGACCAATTTTAACTCCATCTACTTCAATAATTTTATAAGGCTTTGCCCATTCTACTGGTTTGCCAGTGCTTGTAACATAAATATTTGAAGCTAAATAATCAAAATTACCTTCTTTAGACCATTTTGAAAGATAATCTTGACCCCAATCAAATTCATGATTACCAACAGCTGATGCAGTAGTTCCAACAGCTTTCATCATTTCATTAACAGGTTTACCATAAGTTAAGTTAGAAATTGCAGTTCCTTGGTAGTTATCTCCACCAGAAATCACAACAGTATTTGGATTTTTAGCTTTTAAATCGTTGATTTCACCAACCATTTTTGCCATACCAATGTTTTTTCCCCAACTATTTACATCTTCTGCAACATTACCATGAAAGTCATTGAATTCTACTATATCAATAGTATGTGCAGGTGCAGAGTCAGCTAAAGAAATAGCTGGAATTGCAAAAAACAGTGTAAACACCATCATAGTTGCAATAATTAAATTCAGTTGCTTAGTTCTTTTCATTTCTTTCCTCCCCGTTTTTATGTAGTATATAAAATTAACTATATATACATATAATATTATAAATATAGACATATGGCAAACAATTATTTACTTTTTTTAATAATATTTTCAACAAAATCTAGTAAATTTATATGTAATTTTCTATTGTAAATATTAGAAATTTATGTTATCATTGTTTTTGTCGTCAAGTTGTACATTTTGCATGCCGAAGTGGTGGAACTGGCAGACGCGCTGGACTCAAAATCCAGAGCCTTTCGGGGCGTGCGGGTTCGATTCCCGCCTTCGGCACCAACGAAAAACACCTTGCTCTTTAGAGTAAGGTGTTTTTCGTTTTTGTCTTAAGGTATGGATAAGAACACGCTAAAAAAAGCCAAAAACAAGTAAAATCTAAATAATAAATAAAATAATCAATTACTATTACTTCAGTTAATAACAAACGCATGGTGGGCTCCACCTTCGATTCCCGCCTTCGGCACCAAGATAAAAATACCTTGCTCATAGAGTTAGGTATTTTTATATTTTTGTTTAAGGTATGGATGAAAACACGCTAAAAAAAGCCAAAAACATGTAAAATATAAATAATAAAAAATTATGTATGTACTTTAGGAACTTTCACCATAGTACATTCTCCAATCGTAATTCAAATCATAGTTAACATTATTATTTTAGCTTTTTACCGATTATAGTGTATCGATTAGCTTAAACATTTCATTATTTTCAGGAATATCCGTCATAGAATGTCCGTAATGTACATATCTAAGAGTTCCATTTTTATCGATCAACATTTGTGCTGGCATCCTTCCTAATTTAAAAAGATTAACCTTTTGTCCATATAGCTTAATAACACTATGTTTTGCATCTGGAATACCATAAAACATATATCCTTTTTCAGCCCAAAACGAAGTGAATTTTTCTTTATTTTCAGGTCCAACTATAATTATTTCAGTTTCTTTTTTTACGAATAAATCATAATCTTGATGCAACTGCATCATATGTTTTCTACAAAATGGTCAAATAAATCCTCTATTAAAAACTATTAGAACATTCTTTTTTTCTTTAAAATTAGAAAGTTTGATTTTATTACCTTTAAAATCTTCAATTTCAAAATTTGGAGCTTCTTTATTAATTTTGATACTAGACATTTAAACCTCCTCAATATATAAAAAAATGTGCAAATTTTTTACACAGCTATATTTGCATTTTAGAATCAATTGATATGATTCTCTTGCTTGAGCACTTCTTTGAATGCTTCTTCATATTTATCAATAATATAGAAATATGTAGTATCAAAATACGTAAATCCGTTCTCAATAAATTTATCAGCTATGATTTTAGTATGTTCCAATTCAACATTATCACCAACCATTGCTAAACGCATAAATCCAAAACCAAATTTTTTAATATTTTCTCCTAAATATTTAGTGTTCATAATTTGCTTAAACTACATTAGCATCTATTTATAGGATTTAGAAGTATTATTTACTAAGCTATATACATCATCAATGCCTATCTTAACACCATCGACCATATGAATTTCTCTTTTATTTATATCGATTTTTTTAATTTTTCCACTCTTATTAATATATTCTCCACCAGATTTTGTCTTATCAGCCTTAAAGTATATAACTTCTACATCAACCTCATTTGGAAGTTGTGCATCTATTTCTTGTAGTTGATTATCAATAAGAGCTTTTCCCATTTCGTCCAATTCTTTTCTTTGATCTGTATATCTTGCTGCTTCTTTAACGGCAGAATTATGTCCAACTACAGCTGCAAATGGTGCGAATTGAGCCGCTCTATTAGATATAGTCATTTGAGGTCTTCGACTTGAAACGTGATGAGGTAAATGAAGTATATCTTCATATTTCTTTAATTCATTAGAATTTTTCTTCTTCATAATATCTTGTATGATTAATTAATAAAAATTAATCACATCTCCTTGTATAATTAGGTTAGAAATATTGCTTAAGTTTCTTGCGAATATTCTTACCTAATTCATTTATATTGTTTGTGATTAAAAATAAGTTCAACCACTTAACATACTGTAATTTTTCTATTATAGTTATCTCATAAAGAGTATATGCGTCTTCTCCTTGAATGACTCATTTCTTGAGTTTATATTCGTAACAAAGCTTGCATTATTGTGAGATTCTTTGATTTAGCTGGTTGAATTTCTCTTTGATCATAAATATTATTAGAGAATTATTCGTGTCACTTACAAGGTTAATTGACTCACTAATTATTGTTACTCTTTATTATTTTAAATGGGGGTTATTTTATGTCTAACTATTACCATTTGCCTGTTGTAGGCATTGATGTTGCTGCTAATTTTTCAGTAGTTACTGCTTTAAAACCTAATGGCGACGTATTCCGTAAGAACCTTAAAATTAGCCATACACTTGGGGGCTTCAATAAACTTCTTCTTTTTCTACAAAAAATTGAAGAAGAGTTTAACGATAGTCCCAAAGTATTTTGCGAATCCACGGGAATATATCATCTTACTCTTCTTCATTTTCTTGTTAAAAATCAGATTGATATACATGTAATAAATCCTCTGATAACTAATTCTAACAAGAATTCGAACATAAGAAAAGTAAAAACTGATAAATTAGATTCTCTTTCCATCGCAAAAATTTGTAAATTTGATAATGTAAAGACTTCAACATTCACTAGTGAGGAGTTTTTACACCTTAAACTCCTAGTTCGTGAGTATTACAAAGTTGTTGATTTAAAGGCAAATTTGAAAAAAACTTTCTCAAATAATATTTATATTAACTATCCAGGACTTCAAAATGCATTTGCTAATATAACAGGTAAGACACCTTTAATATTTATTAGAAAATATCCAACACCTAAACATCTTCTTAACGCTGAGCCCAAAGTTGTTATTGAACTTCTAACAAAGTCATCAAGACGTGGTTCTAGTTGGGCTAATAATAAATATAACAAACTTATAAAAATCGCTAATAGTGCCAATATCATTGGTATTACTCCCTTGCTTTTTGAATCTAAAGTAATACGTTTTAGCGAAAGTTTTGATTTTTATACAAATCAACTTAGAAATATTGTAGATGAAATTCACCAATATATTGACAATGCCTCTTTTGGAGAAGTATTTAAACAAAATATTAATCTTCTTAAAAGTTTCAAAGGTCTTGGTGATATAACTGCAATTACTTTGTTAGTTGAAATGGGTGATATTAATAATTTTTCTAAGCCTCAACAACTTGTAGCTTTTTTCGGTGTAGATCCTAGCGTTAATCAATCTGGCAATTTTAGCGGTGATCGCAATAAAATGTCCAAACGTGGTACTGCTATAGATAGAAGAGCTTTGTACACAGTCGCTCTTGCTTCAATACGTACAAGTAAAAATAAAAAGCCAATAAATCTTGTTTTGTATGAATATTATCACATAGCCCTTGATAAGAAAAAGAAAAAAGTTAAACTTGTAGCTGTTATGAATAAACTACTTCGCTATATTTTTTCAATACTAAAAAATCAAAAACCATATGAAGTTAGAAATCCACTCGTCCACAAAAGGATGTTTTTAGAATCTAAACTTCATAATCCTGTTGCTGCTTAATAAATATTTTTACAGTAAATAATATTGAATGTTCATTTTTACTCGAGCATTATTTAGTATGCTCATTTTTAATAAGAACTTTTTTTATTAAATTACTTGACTATTACTAGCTGGTCTTTAAAGCATCATCATTATTTTCAAGAAATTCTATACCTCCACCTGGTAAATGATAATATGTTTCATCTTTAC includes:
- a CDS encoding 5'-nucleotidase C-terminal domain-containing protein encodes the protein MKRTKQLNLIIATMMVFTLFFAIPAISLADSAPAHTIDIVEFNDFHGNVAEDVNSWGKNIGMAKMVGEINDLKAKNPNTVVISGGDNYQGTAISNLTYGKPVNEMMKAVGTTASAVGNHEFDWGQDYLSKWSKEGNFDYLASNIYVTSTGKPVEWAKPYKIIEVDGVKIGLIGLAHPDTLTLTKAENVTGLEFRDPVKAAQEWIDFLKAGKAAEGTPDVIIAVTHLDSAQNYDTKEITGSAVTLANGVTGLDGIISAHSHKTVYGKVNGVAIVQAYKYGRALGHLTITLDANNKLLNVEPTVDAVYKVKNDIIPDPSTEKVLATYEENFAPILKEVVGKTTATFTNNRKDDNVTPLGQWVCEVMANKVGVQVGIQNGGGLRRDMYAGDITMGDMYEIMPFDNALVTMDLPGKDLRAAIEHGISNPDVSNGSFSGLLVTYDPAKEFGQRIVSIKLADGTPLDDNKNYSVVVNDFMFGGGDKYDFSNATNVVNTYVPIRDVLVEAAKKGTLTPKAVTEIKALPTYTVVSNDMLWKIAKKYGVTYKAIGEYNGLKNVNYIIPGQQLVIPVQ
- a CDS encoding IS110 family transposase — protein: MSNYYHLPVVGIDVAANFSVVTALKPNGDVFRKNLKISHTLGGFNKLLLFLQKIEEEFNDSPKVFCESTGIYHLTLLHFLVKNQIDIHVINPLITNSNKNSNIRKVKTDKLDSLSIAKICKFDNVKTSTFTSEEFLHLKLLVREYYKVVDLKANLKKTFSNNIYINYPGLQNAFANITGKTPLIFIRKYPTPKHLLNAEPKVVIELLTKSSRRGSSWANNKYNKLIKIANSANIIGITPLLFESKVIRFSESFDFYTNQLRNIVDEIHQYIDNASFGEVFKQNINLLKSFKGLGDITAITLLVEMGDINNFSKPQQLVAFFGVDPSVNQSGNFSGDRNKMSKRGTAIDRRALYTVALASIRTSKNKKPINLVLYEYYHIALDKKKKKVKLVAVMNKLLRYIFSILKNQKPYEVRNPLVHKRMFLESKLHNPVAA